The following DNA comes from Paraburkholderia phytofirmans PsJN.
TTTATCGAGGGTCTCGTGAAGCGGCTCGCGGGTTGGGGCGATTGGGCGGGCGACCCGGTCGCGCGCAAGCTCTACGATCACGCGGTCTTTTACATCGTGCCGAACATGAATCCGGACGGCAGCGTGCACGGCAATCTCCGCACGAATGCCGCTGGCGCGAATCTGAATCGCGAATGGATGGAGCCGGATGCCGCGCGCAGCCCTGAAGTGCTGGCGGTGCGCGACGCAATTCATGCCACGGGTTGCGATCTGTTCTTCGATATTCACGGCGACGAGGCGTTGCCCTATGTGTTCGTGGCCGGCTCCGAAATGCTGCCCGGTTTCACCGAAAGGCAAGGACAGGAACAGAAAGCGTTCATTGAAGCATTCAAGCAGGCGAGTCCTGATTTCCAGGACAAGTATGGCTACGCTGCGAGCAAGTATCGCGAGGACGCACTGAAGCTGGCGTCGAAGTACATCGGCAACGAATTCGGCTGCCTGTCGCTGACTTTGGAGATGCCGTTCAAAGACAATGCCAATCTGCCCGACGAACGAGTGGGCTGGAACGGCGAGCGCAGCGCGGCGCTCGGCGCTGCGATGTTGCAGGCGATCTTGCGGCACGTAGAAACATTTGCTTGAACATCGCTGCACATGAAAACGAGGCACACACCGTGAGGTGTGTGCCTCGTTTTCATTGGGGCGCCTGGTTGATCTGCCTCGCTGGCGAGGGGCTGCCGCAAGCTTGAAAGCTTGAGCCGCTATTGGGTTTTTTTCTTCGCCGGCGTCTTCTTGGCAGTTGCTTTGTTCGAGCTTGTTCGCGACGATTTGCCCGAGCTCGGTTTGGTGGACTTGGTGGTGGCTTTCTTCGTTGTCTTGCCGCTCGCCGAGTGCTTGCCTTTGGCGCTCTTATGCTTGCCCGACGATGCACGCGACCCCGAAGGTTCCGAGCTGTGCGCGCGGGCCGGCGGCACCGGATCGTTCCAGCTGAACGCCAGCATCTGCGCGCCGACGTAGCCGCAGCGGAATTTGAGATCGGCGGGATCGCCGCTGCCGCTCTGGCGGATGCCGAGCCCTTCGACGGTGACAATATTGTCTACCTTGACGCGCTGCTTGCCCTCGTCGAACGAATCGTTCCACGGCGTGACCGACGCATGCGCGCTGTCGAACGAACTAGGGGGAAATTCGACATGGTCGAAGGCGGTCGACGTGCTGGCGACAAAGTTGCCATGAGCCGCGCAGTCCGCAACGAGCGGGTCCGCGTGCAAGTCATTGACAAATTTGTTGACGAGATCGTTGTGCTGTTCGAGTTGATCGGCGAATGCGGGAGCAGAGCATATGAGCGAGAGACTCGCCGCACATGTTGCCAACCGGCCGACCATCCGCAGCAATCGGCGCGGTACGTTGGTGCGATCCATCTAGGTAGTTAGACGCTAATCAGACATGAGGCACGTAAGATGCCCGGCAAGAGGGCGGAGTTCAATCCTGACACAAATATTTTGTCCTGTTGGTAGTGTGTGGGCGCGGGCAGCCCGACGTGGCGGAGTCACCGATCACCGTTAGTACGCGTTCGGTGCCCGCGTGAGTGTCAGGTGCGTGGTCCGCCCAGCCGGTATCTCCGCACATCATAAGTGGTGACCCACGCAGGACGGTAGACCGCGATCAAAGCCGTGGACATGCCGGTGAACCAGGATTCCCCGGTGGCAAGCAGGAACACGCTGAACGCGTAGCCGGCGGGCACCACGGTCATGGAACCGTCGGCGAGCGCGATATGAATGCCGAGGGCGGCGGCTGCCGTGAGCGACACGGCGATGGCAGGCGAGACAAAGCCCTGGCCGAGGATGAACATGAACAGATTGCGTGGCAGCCACGCGATGCTGATGCGCTGGAGCAAAGTGGAAATGCCGACCGGCAGTGCACCGTACACGAGGAACGTGAGTGCGAGGCCCTGCCATGGCGCGTCGAAGACTACGGCGGCAAGACCCGTGACCACCGCCATGGCGATCAGCGCCAACGCCCAGTCGAACAACGTGACGACTAACGTGGCGCCGAGCAGATGCATGACCGTGCCGTCGTCGAGCCATGCATTACTTGCCCACAGCACCGAGACTGCGACGATGATCGCAAGCCAGACATGCTGCAGTGTGCCGTCCTGAAGTCGTTTGAAAGGATTTTTCCACAGCGCGAGCGCAACCACTATCGCAGTGGCGATCCAGCCACCGACAGCGACCCAGAACGGAAGCGGTGTGTAGAGGAAACCCATAAGTCTCATATTACTCGTTGGACGAGAAAAGGTGTGAGCGGATTCCATGCCAGCAGGCGCAAACGCTGCCGGAAGTTGCTCGCCCGGATTCTGCTGCGCACGCCGGCTGTCTTCATGCAGGACCTTGTGCGAGCGGGTCCGATGCGGGCCCGGTGGACGGTGCATCGCCATACGGTGCACCTGGTTCTGCCGCCATGGGCAACAATGCCGCGGTGTCGTTAGCCGGCAACGGATACTGAAAGCGCCGCCGCGCGCGACGCCGTAACGGCACTACGCCGGGCTGGCCCATGATGGGGCGCACCGGGCCGTCGCCGCCATTGCGCAGCACTTGCAAATGGTTCGACAGCCAGCCGTTATAGAGCGCGACCGCGGCCGCGCGGTTCGGCGCGCCGAGCTGTTGGAATATGCTGGTCAAATGGATCTTGACGGTGCCCTCGCTAATGCCGAGCGTGCGCGCGATCATCTTGTTGGTGCTCCCCATATGGACGCAGCGCATGATCTGCTGCTGACGGGGCGACAGTACGTTGGCCAGTCTGGCGCGGCGCGGTGGCGGGCTCTTTTCGTCGAACGGCCGGATAGTGATGTCCGGTGGCAGCGGAGGATCCAGCGCCAGCGCGCCAGGCGGTACGTAGTGCCCGCCCAGCAGCACCATTTCGAACGCGCGCACGATCAGGCAAGGATCGGTGTCGCGCGGCACGACGCCGAGCACGCCCTCGTCCATGAGATCTCGCACCGCGGCCGGCGAGATCTGATCTGAGAGCACGGCAACGCGCAGATCAGGGTAATGGCTGAGCAGATGGCGAACGTCCGCGATCGACATCCAGTCCTCCCAATCGACCAGCAGCAGATCGGGCCGCTGACGTTTGAGCGTGCGTTCGACCTGACGCCAGTCTTGTGCCTCGTTGAAACGCGCCAGGCGGTCGATTTGCCGCAGCAGTGCTTTGAGCCCGTCACGTCGTTCGGCGTCTGAGTTGAGTATCGAGAATCGCATGCATGTCTCCAGATGAGTCGGGCAAAGTGGCGCGATGCCTGCGCACGGCTTGTGAGAGCCGGATGCGTTTGTGATGCGCCGTTATGCCTATGATGACAAATTCCCTTCAGTTTGACGGCCTGTCCAAAAGGCATAAGAGGAATGACGTAAAACCGAACGGGCACAAAAAAGCCTCGCGCACGGCGAGGCTTTTTTATGTCGACGCCGACGCGCAAAATGCGCCGGCGAGGATGGTCAATGGAAGTGCGGCTGCGCGGGCTCCGCGTCCTCCGGCATTTCGGCGTGGACGATTTCGCCGAGCGGATCGGCATACAGCGGTACGCCGCAGTCGTCACAGTACTCTGGCTCGAAGCGGCCCGCATGGCGGCGCACTTCGGTCACGCCGGTTTCCTTGAGCAGCGCGACGATTTCTTCGAGTGGGTCGTCCGATGCGGCGGTTTCCTGCGGCTCTTCGTCGATGCCTGGCTCGCCGTTCTCACGGCCGTACAGTGGCCACACGACGCCGTAGATCACATCATTGCTGCCGCGGCGCGTGAAGCCGACGCGGTATTCGTCGATGCG
Coding sequences within:
- a CDS encoding M14 family metallopeptidase; translation: MTLSITSNFDAGAIEVLSCEEAGNIRLRVRPDSHAEFAQWFYFRLSGAAGERCVMTFENAAACAFAEGWRDYQAVASYDRVNWFRVPTSYDGRVLTIDHTPDFDRIYYAYFEPYSEERHSEFLGAVQQMPQATLTELGTTVEGRPVSLLTLGTPQTGDTPKKKIWLIARQHPGETMAEWFIEGLVKRLAGWGDWAGDPVARKLYDHAVFYIVPNMNPDGSVHGNLRTNAAGANLNREWMEPDAARSPEVLAVRDAIHATGCDLFFDIHGDEALPYVFVAGSEMLPGFTERQGQEQKAFIEAFKQASPDFQDKYGYAASKYREDALKLASKYIGNEFGCLSLTLEMPFKDNANLPDERVGWNGERSAALGAAMLQAILRHVETFA
- a CDS encoding BspC domain-containing protein; amino-acid sequence: MDRTNVPRRLLRMVGRLATCAASLSLICSAPAFADQLEQHNDLVNKFVNDLHADPLVADCAAHGNFVASTSTAFDHVEFPPSSFDSAHASVTPWNDSFDEGKQRVKVDNIVTVEGLGIRQSGSGDPADLKFRCGYVGAQMLAFSWNDPVPPARAHSSEPSGSRASSGKHKSAKGKHSASGKTTKKATTKSTKPSSGKSSRTSSNKATAKKTPAKKKTQ
- a CDS encoding energy-coupling factor ABC transporter permease, which translates into the protein MGFLYTPLPFWVAVGGWIATAIVVALALWKNPFKRLQDGTLQHVWLAIIVAVSVLWASNAWLDDGTVMHLLGATLVVTLFDWALALIAMAVVTGLAAVVFDAPWQGLALTFLVYGALPVGISTLLQRISIAWLPRNLFMFILGQGFVSPAIAVSLTAAAALGIHIALADGSMTVVPAGYAFSVFLLATGESWFTGMSTALIAVYRPAWVTTYDVRRYRLGGPRT
- a CDS encoding response regulator transcription factor, whose product is MRFSILNSDAERRDGLKALLRQIDRLARFNEAQDWRQVERTLKRQRPDLLLVDWEDWMSIADVRHLLSHYPDLRVAVLSDQISPAAVRDLMDEGVLGVVPRDTDPCLIVRAFEMVLLGGHYVPPGALALDPPLPPDITIRPFDEKSPPPRRARLANVLSPRQQQIMRCVHMGSTNKMIARTLGISEGTVKIHLTSIFQQLGAPNRAAAVALYNGWLSNHLQVLRNGGDGPVRPIMGQPGVVPLRRRARRRFQYPLPANDTAALLPMAAEPGAPYGDAPSTGPASDPLAQGPA